The sequence CTTCACGAACAGCGAGTCGATGCGGATGAACCCGCTGTCCGGCAGGTCGCCGAACTTCACCCCCGGGCGGGGGCGCGGCACGACGTAGCCCAGCGTGTCCATCCACACGTTGAACTCGGCGCGCGAGATCTTCTGCAGGTAGCCGTTCACGTTCACGCCGCAGCCGCTGCACATCGACGCCAGCCGGTCACGCGGCGGCTCGGGCTCGAAGCGCACCAGGATGCGCCGCCCCTCGCGCGTGCGCACGTAGATCGCCGAGCGCCGCACGGGCGTCTCCGCCGTGCCCACCAGGTGGACGACGCGGCCGAGCTCGCGGTCGGTGAGCTTGTCGACGTCGTCGAACGACTCGATCACCACGGGGATCACCGGCGCGCGGTCGGCGCCGAAGTTGGCGTCGGCGCCCACCCCGCCGTAACGCCCGTGCGACGTGGGATCGCCGAAGAGCACGGCGGCCAGGATGGCCAGCGCGCCCAGGAAGGCGAGCGTCAGGGTCCAGAGCCAGACCCGGTGGTTGCGACCGCGTACGAGCCGGATGTCCATGAACCGCCAGGGGACCAGGGGGACAGGTTACGGGGGACAGCGGGACCGAATCGCCCGCATCGCGGGTACATCGCGCCACCGAAGACGCGGATCGATCGCCGGCGACCGGGAGCGGGGACTGCGTTCCTTGCTATCCCCTGTTCCCTGTCCCCTGTCCCCTGCTGTTCGCAAGCGCCGTTCCCCGTTCGCTTTCCGGCGCGGAACGGCTTGCTCGGCCGGGAGCGGGGCGGTTATCATGTTCCGCCGCGCCCACGGGCGCAATCCACCCCACCCGTACAGACCGGAGGATCTCCGTGCCCCGACCCGCGCCCGCGAAGCAGCGGCGGTCGCTCACGCCCTTCTACGTCCTGCTGGGCCTCGTGCTCGTGGCGGGCCTCGGCGTGCTGGCCACGCAGCTCATCGGCACCAAGAGCGAGGGCGCCAACCAGGGCGTGCGCGTCACGCTCACCCCCGACCAGCTCCAGCGCGTCAAGGGGATCTCGCGCGGCCGCGAGGACGCGCCCATCACCATCTACGAGTTCGCCGACTTCCAGTGCCCGCACTGCGCCGAGTTCGCGTGGAAGCTCGAGCCGGTGATCGTCGACTCGCTGGTGAACACGGGGAAGGCGCGCTACGTGTTCTTCGAGTTCCCGCTGGGCTTCAAGTGGAGCTTCCTCTCCGCGCGCTCGGGCCGCTGCGCCAACGAGCAGGGCAAGTTCTGGGAGTACCACCAGATCATCTTCGCCCGGCAGACCGAGTGGGCGTTCGACAAGGACCCCGCCGCCAAGTTCACCGGCTACGCGACGCAGGCCGGGCTCGACGGCGCGAAGTTCGAGGAGTGCGTGCGCTCCGACCGGTACGTGCGCGAGGTGTCGGAGAGCGCGCAGCTGGCCCAGTCGCTGGGCGTGCAGGGGACGCCCACGCTCTTCATCAACGGCCGCAAGATCGAGACGCCCAGCAGCTACCGCGACCTGGCCGTGCAGGTGCGCGCCATCGCGCCGGGCGCGTTCGGCGCTGCGCCCGCCCCGGCCTCGCCTGTGACGGCGCCGGCCGACTCGCCGGCGGCGGCGGCCGCCGCGCCGGCCGGCACGTGACCGCGGCGGTGATGGACGCCCCCGCGCGCACGCCCGACGAGGAGGAGTACGCCGCGCCGCCGGTCACGCGCATGGCCATCGCCGTGCTGGCGCTGGTCGGGCTGCTCGTGGCCGCCTACCTGTCGCTGTACAAGCTCGGCCTGATCGGCGGGCTGACGTGCACGGTGGGAAGCTGCGAGCAGGTGCAGCAGTCGCCCTGGGCCACCTTCCTGGGGCTCCCCGTCTCCATCTGGGGGCTGGGCGCGTACGCGGTGATCCTCACCGTGGCCGTGCTCGGGCTGCAGCCGCGCTTCGTGGAGGCGCGGTGGGTGCCGCTGGCGCTGTTCGGGATGGCCGCGGTGGGAGTGGCGTTCTCGGGGTACCTGACCTACATCGAGGCGTTCGTGATCGAGATGTGGTGCATGTACTGCGTGATCTCGGCCATCCTCATCACCCTGATCTTCTTCCTGTCCATCCCCGGGCTGAGGCGGGCCCGGTGAGCGGCGGCGTGCCCGAGGAGGAGCCGATGCCGGAGCAGAGCGACGCGGGTGCCACGGTGCCGGTGCGGCTGGTGTTCGCCGACCAGGGCACCTTCCACGACGAGACGGTGCACGTGCCGGCGGCGATGCTCTCCGAGTACGACCGGCTGATCGACCTCCTGCGCGAGGAGGAGACCGTCACGCGCCAGGTCTATGTCGACCTCGACCGCCTGGTGAGCGCCTACGTGGTGAACGACGGCGAGTAGCCTGTCCGTCGGCGATGATCGAAGCCCTTCCTTCGCCTCGGCGCGGAGGGAGGGCTTCGTCGTTCTTCGTCCGTAGGCTCTGATTGTGATAAAATGACGTATTTGTTACCGTTGCACGGCGCAATAAGATCTGCTTATCTTCGACGGGCGCGGTTCCCTTCCCCCCACATATGGGCGATGCGCCGGCGGACGCGAGCCATTTCGTGTCCGCATCTCACCTCTCCTGTGCACGGAGTTCCCGATGAACAAGCTGAAGCTCGACGTCGACACGCTGCGGGTGGATCAGTTCCAGGTGGAGCCGGAGATGAAGGACGGCGAGGGGACGGTGCTCGCGCACTCCGACACCCTCACGTATACCACGTACCCGATCCGCTACTGCCCGAACATGCCGGCCACGGCGCGCTGCTGATCCGGCTGGGAGAGAAGGAGAAGGCGGGGCCGCCCCATCGGGCGGCCCCGCCATTTTCTATTCCGGAGCGAACTCCCTAATCCGAAGATTATGCTTCGGGCGCGGACGATCCTGGTTTCACACAGAGACACGGAGGCACAGAGAAGAGCACTCAAGTTCTCTGCGCCTCTCTGTTCACTCTGTGCCTCTGTGTGATTGTTTTTATGGCCGCGGCGCGGTTGGAGGCGGCGTGGGCGGCGGGGCGCCGGCCGGCGGAGTGCCGCTCTGCCGGGCGATGGCGGAATCCACCTCCGCCGCCAGCTCGGCGAAGGGGATGGCGCCGTTCAGCATCTTCTCGCGGTTGATGACGAAGGTCGGCGTGGAGTTGATCCCCGCGCTGGCGGCCTGGGTCAGGTCGTTCGTGATCAGCGGTGAGACGCGGTCGTTGTCGTAGCAGTCGCGGTACTGCGCCGCGTCGAGCCGCAGCTCCGTGGCGAAGCGGGTGAAGCGCTGCGGCGCGTCCTGCTGGTCGGCCCACTCGCGCTGGCGACCGAAGAGCAGGTCGTGCATCTCCCAGAACTTCCCCTGCGCGCCCGCGCACATGGCCGCCTTGGCCGCCGCGAACGCCTGGTTGTGCATGGGAAGGGGGTAGTTGATGTACACCATCCGCACGCGCCCCGTCTTCACGTACGCGCTGTCGAAGCGTCGGTAGGTGCTGTCGTAGAACATCTTGCAGTACGGGCACTGGAAGTCCGACACCTCGATCACCGTGACCTTGGCGTCGGACGGGCCCTTCTGGCGGGCGGTGCTGGCGCGGTTCAGCACCGAGTCCAGCGGCGGCAGCCCGCGCGCGGCGCCGGCGCTGGCGGCGTTCCCCGCCTGGCCGCCGCCCTGCGCGCAGGCGGCGACGGCCGAGAGGAGCGCCACCGCGCCGGCCGCGAGGGTGGCGGCCAGGCGCGTGCGGCGCGCGGAGCGATGTGTGGTCACGATGATTCGGGGTCGGTGGCCGGCCGCGCGCCCCGGGAGACCGCCTCCCGCGCGCGCTCCAGCGTCCATTCGTGCACCTCGGGGCCGGGCCAGCGGTCCGCCCGCGCGGCCTCGAGCAGCGCGGCGGCCTCC is a genomic window of Longimicrobium sp. containing:
- a CDS encoding thioredoxin domain-containing protein, which translates into the protein MTTHRSARRTRLAATLAAGAVALLSAVAACAQGGGQAGNAASAGAARGLPPLDSVLNRASTARQKGPSDAKVTVIEVSDFQCPYCKMFYDSTYRRFDSAYVKTGRVRMVYINYPLPMHNQAFAAAKAAMCAGAQGKFWEMHDLLFGRQREWADQQDAPQRFTRFATELRLDAAQYRDCYDNDRVSPLITNDLTQAASAGINSTPTFVINREKMLNGAIPFAELAAEVDSAIARQSGTPPAGAPPPTPPPTAPRP
- a CDS encoding vitamin K epoxide reductase family protein gives rise to the protein MDAPARTPDEEEYAAPPVTRMAIAVLALVGLLVAAYLSLYKLGLIGGLTCTVGSCEQVQQSPWATFLGLPVSIWGLGAYAVILTVAVLGLQPRFVEARWVPLALFGMAAVGVAFSGYLTYIEAFVIEMWCMYCVISAILITLIFFLSIPGLRRAR
- a CDS encoding DsbA family protein, giving the protein MPRPAPAKQRRSLTPFYVLLGLVLVAGLGVLATQLIGTKSEGANQGVRVTLTPDQLQRVKGISRGREDAPITIYEFADFQCPHCAEFAWKLEPVIVDSLVNTGKARYVFFEFPLGFKWSFLSARSGRCANEQGKFWEYHQIIFARQTEWAFDKDPAAKFTGYATQAGLDGAKFEECVRSDRYVREVSESAQLAQSLGVQGTPTLFINGRKIETPSSYRDLAVQVRAIAPGAFGAAPAPASPVTAPADSPAAAAAAPAGT